The following proteins are encoded in a genomic region of Nitrospinota bacterium:
- a CDS encoding sugar kinase: MSLLVVGTMAYDSVKTPFGQRDWALGGSATYFSMSASYFTKVNLVAVIGEDFNKDDLDMLSKRGVDISGVQRAKGKSFHWKGEYGFDLNEAKTLDTQLNVLLDFNPELPAEYRDAEYVFLANIDPKLQQKVLDQVKKPKLVACDTMNFWISGARDELLKTLKRVDMLVINEGEARQLAGEPNLVKAARAICAMGPSTLIIKRGEYGAMLFHENEVFAAPALPLEEVFDPTGAGDTFAGGVMGHLARIGDGHITETKLRQAIIMGSVMASFTVEKFSVERLRDLNGAQIADRFRQFRRLTHFEDIGEF; the protein is encoded by the coding sequence ATGAGCCTTTTAGTTGTCGGGACGATGGCCTACGACTCGGTGAAGACGCCGTTCGGCCAGAGGGACTGGGCCCTGGGGGGCTCGGCCACCTATTTTTCCATGAGCGCCAGTTACTTCACTAAAGTGAACCTGGTGGCGGTCATCGGCGAGGACTTTAACAAAGACGACCTGGACATGCTCTCAAAGCGGGGTGTGGACATTTCCGGGGTGCAGCGCGCCAAGGGTAAATCGTTCCACTGGAAAGGGGAGTATGGATTTGACTTGAACGAGGCCAAGACGCTGGACACACAGCTTAACGTGCTGCTCGATTTTAATCCCGAACTGCCCGCAGAATACCGCGACGCCGAATACGTGTTCCTGGCCAACATAGACCCGAAGCTCCAGCAAAAGGTGCTAGACCAGGTGAAAAAGCCGAAGCTTGTGGCGTGCGACACTATGAACTTCTGGATATCCGGCGCCAGGGACGAGCTTCTCAAAACGCTCAAAAGGGTGGACATGCTGGTGATAAACGAGGGCGAGGCGCGCCAGCTTGCAGGGGAGCCAAACCTTGTGAAGGCGGCCCGGGCGATATGCGCCATGGGGCCCAGTACCCTCATCATAAAGCGCGGTGAATACGGCGCCATGCTTTTCCATGAAAACGAGGTGTTCGCCGCCCCGGCGTTGCCTCTTGAAGAGGTGTTCGACCCGACAGGAGCGGGGGACACGTTCGCGGGGGGGGTGATGGGGCACCTGGCCCGGATAGGGGACGGGCACATCACGGAAACAAAGCTTCGGCAGGCGATCATAATGGGCTCGGTGATGGCCTCGTTCACGGTGGAAAAATTCTCCGTGGAGAGGCTGCGCGATTTGAACGGCGCGCAGATAGCCGACAGGTTCCGCCAGTTCAGGCGGTTGACTCATTTCGAAGACATTGGCGAGTTTTAA